One segment of Halococcus salsus DNA contains the following:
- the tbsP gene encoding transcriptional regulator TbsP yields the protein MALRPSTVETATAEVFQDVLAGSSDGVLAIGLNETATADLLHSLDGMTDPPSVRLLTYESVLKWVREDFAMASIAAELVATNTLSTQMAEGPFENVLLVTDESVTAIISTKDDVVGLSTENLDLVEGTRAYWQGLYKESGSFPLRTPAYSAVGDSLATEFGPELVDDFQSMLDALGSTRGQTLDEVVIALLVAAKHEELLYDISRWGENIGIASKATFSREKMRLEAAGLIATEKVPVDVGRPRLRLLLGDDRLRTEDADEFVTVVRDELPASVDS from the coding sequence ATGGCACTACGCCCGTCAACCGTCGAAACGGCTACCGCCGAGGTCTTCCAGGACGTGCTCGCGGGGTCGTCGGACGGCGTCCTCGCGATCGGGTTGAACGAAACGGCCACGGCCGACCTCCTTCACAGTCTGGACGGGATGACGGATCCTCCGTCGGTTCGGTTGCTCACCTACGAGTCGGTGCTCAAGTGGGTCCGGGAGGACTTCGCGATGGCGAGCATCGCGGCGGAGCTCGTCGCCACGAACACCCTCTCCACACAGATGGCGGAGGGCCCATTCGAGAACGTTCTGCTCGTCACCGACGAGTCCGTCACCGCCATCATCTCGACGAAAGACGACGTCGTCGGGCTCAGCACCGAGAACCTCGACCTCGTCGAGGGCACACGTGCCTACTGGCAGGGACTCTACAAGGAGTCCGGGAGTTTCCCGCTGCGCACGCCGGCGTACTCGGCAGTCGGGGACTCGCTCGCCACCGAGTTCGGTCCCGAACTCGTCGACGATTTCCAGTCGATGCTCGATGCGCTCGGGAGCACCCGCGGTCAGACCCTCGACGAGGTCGTGATCGCCCTCCTCGTCGCGGCCAAGCACGAGGAGCTCCTCTACGACATCTCGAGGTGGGGTGAGAACATCGGCATCGCGAGCAAGGCGACCTTCTCCCGGGAGAAGATGCGGCTCGAAGCGGCCGGACTCATCGCGACCGAAAAAGTGCCCGTGGACGTCGGTCGGCCACGGCTGCGCCTGCTCCTGGGCGACGACCGCCTCCGAACGGAGGACGCCGACGAGTTCGTGACCGTCGTTCGGGACGAACTCCCGGCCAGCGTCGACTCATGA
- a CDS encoding NAD-dependent epimerase/dehydratase family protein gives MRPAIEDRTVVVTGGSGFIGSHLVEAVAPTNDVRVVDTADGESRRFPTNVDVVTGDVRDAATREAALDGADVVFHEAAIASVERSIQEPEESHAVNVDATLSLLETARRTGTRVVFASSAAIYGDPDRVPVSENESKTPNSPYGLEKLAGDHYCRLYNHLYDVETVALRYFNVYGPRQSAGSYSGVISTFVSQTRSGGPITVQGDGEQTRDFVHVRDVVRANLLAATTDAVGEAFNVGTGTEVRIATLAEHVRNAIDPDIEIVHTDGRSGDVRASCADISKAEAELGYEPTRDIETGIGSLVEWNRRLTVN, from the coding sequence ATGAGACCGGCCATCGAGGACCGGACCGTCGTCGTCACCGGCGGGAGCGGGTTCATCGGGAGCCATCTCGTCGAGGCGGTCGCGCCGACCAACGACGTCCGCGTCGTCGACACCGCCGACGGGGAGTCACGTCGTTTTCCGACGAACGTCGACGTCGTCACGGGCGACGTTCGCGATGCAGCCACGCGGGAGGCGGCGCTCGACGGTGCCGACGTCGTCTTTCACGAGGCGGCCATCGCGAGCGTCGAGCGCTCCATCCAGGAACCCGAGGAGAGCCACGCCGTGAACGTCGATGCCACGCTGTCGCTCCTCGAAACGGCTCGCCGAACCGGGACCCGAGTCGTCTTCGCGTCGAGTGCGGCCATCTACGGGGACCCCGACCGGGTGCCGGTCTCGGAGAACGAGTCGAAGACCCCGAACTCGCCGTACGGGCTCGAGAAGCTGGCCGGCGACCACTACTGCCGGCTCTACAACCACCTGTACGACGTCGAGACGGTCGCGCTTCGGTACTTCAACGTCTACGGCCCCCGGCAGTCGGCGGGGTCGTACAGCGGGGTGATCTCGACGTTCGTCTCCCAGACTCGGTCGGGCGGACCGATCACCGTTCAGGGCGACGGCGAACAGACGCGGGACTTCGTCCACGTTCGTGACGTCGTCCGTGCGAACCTGCTGGCCGCGACGACCGACGCCGTCGGGGAGGCGTTCAACGTCGGCACCGGGACAGAGGTGCGTATCGCCACCCTCGCCGAGCACGTCCGGAACGCCATCGACCCCGACATCGAGATCGTCCACACCGACGGGCGTTCCGGCGACGTTCGGGCGAGCTGTGCGGACATCTCGAAGGCCGAAGCCGAACTCGGCTACGAACCGACGCGGGACATCGAAACCGGGATCGGGTCGCTCGTCGAGTGGAACCGACGTCTCACCGTCAACTGA